The following is a genomic window from Fusarium oxysporum Fo47 chromosome IV, complete sequence.
TAGGTTTTGCCCGTCAATCCAGTCTCAAGACATTAATCTTCCTCAGAACTCCAACCGTCTGATTCTGAAGAAGGACCTCCTCTACCTCCTGGGTGATTCTGGCCAGTCAAGTCGATAAAAGGAGCTCCGCCGGGCATTCCGCCAGGCATTTGGGGATGCATGGGAGGTGGCGGAGGCAtgtgaggaggaggagggccACCGTACCCGCCCATCATCGGGGCAGGAGGAGGACCACCACCGAAATTGGGATCATAGCCTTCATCATAGATACCATCGCCGTAGCCGGCATCATAACCTGGACCTCCGTCGTAGCCTCCGTCCATGGGTGGGGCCATcggaggcggaggtggaTGTTGTGGTGGGGGGCCGCCGTTCATGTTCATCGGCTGAACCACCGGCCGGGGAACGGCTCCGTCAAAGTGCTTACGGGAGCCACCTCCGCTCTTGTGACTCCGTCCACTTCGCTTACTATGTCCACTGCTGGTGCTACCCCTGCTGCTACCGCTGTAGTAGTAGCTATTGGGATGAACAACCCAGGAAAGTTGTGTGTCGGACTGATCCCAGTTAGAGAACGTCGAGCCACCGGAACTGACTGAACGGTCATCACGGTAGTCTCTTGTTCTCTTCTTGACAGCTGTAGCTCCAGGTGGTGCTCCAGCTACCCATGAGAGAAAGCGGAGAGCCTTGGGCTGTTTCTTGGGTATCCGGGTATAAGTAGTCGTCCATGCCGATGAGCGGCTGTCATCTGAGTAGACGGATGAACGTGACATGGTGGATTATTAGATATGGTAATTACTTGGAGAATGAGGCGGGTGGCAATGAGTTTGTGAAGTTAGAATGTGTTAATGGTGTGCAGTTCACGAACCAAAGCAGGGAGCTGAGGCTGGTGTTGTGCTGAAGGCAAGGTGATGCTTGCCAAGCGTGGCAGGATGGGCAATAGAAAGAAGGGGTTCCTTGttcaagagagaagagatcGACATGAAGAGCTAAAGAAGAAAGGACGAGGCAAACGAGAGACGGACATGGGAGCATGATATAGACGGGAACTAAACACACGGACTAGGCGAGGTCTACACAACGTCTACGTACTTGGAATTGATCATTGCACAAAAGCAATCGTCAGGATCGGCTGCCTCGTCAAGGCATCTCATATTCTGCGGGCGACGAGAAAAGAGGCTATTGTCTCATATGGTTGTTGCACATTGCACAACAGGACAGGCTGTGGTAGCGGCAGAAGCAAAGAACAACAGGGGTAGTTGGAGTCAGCAAGTGAGTGGGTGTGAAGACCGTCCGTCGTGCAGCGTCTTCTGTGCGAGCGGGCTTACACGATACGACTCTCCAGGTGATGTGCAGTACGGTACGGTACCGGTACGCTGCAAGTGACGGGCCGCCAGTGGATTTTGGCTGACGGCGGGAGGGAACAGACGTTCCATGAGGCTCTCGGGGAGCAGCCAAGGGGCCATGGACGCTGTGCAAGCTGGACGATCGTGCGCCACGTTCGCCCTGCTTTGGAGAGGGGTAAGGTGATAGATGATCTAGGACAGAGATGAGGGTGTAAGAGATGCAAATCTCGTGGGCGAGTAGTTTAATGTGAAGCGAACGGTACACGTTGTAGTGGTTCGCCAGTAGTTGTCAAGTTGGACTAATCAGTATCGAGTAGACGATGAGAAATTAAGTTGAACTATGCGATTGACAGCTCGGGTTGATCAACTCAATTGGCCACGGAACACGAACAGACACAGCCCATGGAACTGAATTGGCCGAGAGTCCAAGTTCCTTGAAACTTGGCTGACACTTTAACTAAACACAACAGGCTGCGGAGCCATGCGAACGCTTGAGGACAGCGTATAACTTACGCCTAGACGTCATGCAGCGGCATGCATCTCGCTGTGGCTGCCTTTTTCTCATTTCTCACTGCCTCTTATCTGGACCGAAACAAGTTAAACGAGGCTGCAGTGCGGTGGTCTGCTCTACGCGGGACGTTTTCAAGCGGTGATGTTGAGCCGCAACGATTGGCTGCTGGAGCATGCAAGCTGCCGCCGTAACAGGGTTGACTGGTTGGTTATGTGTGAGGGAGGGGTTGTGCTGTGACATGATGGGATTGGAAGAGGTTTTATGCAGTTGCGAGGTGAGCAAGAATGTGATGGGGTTGAAAAATAAACGCCTTTGGAGAGGGTAGAGTTGCTGTTTGGAGTCAAGAGGCATGTGGAAGTGCagaaacgaaacgaaacaTGAATTATAAGGCTGACGATCCAGGGATAAAGGGTCGAGAGTTGCATACCATAAGTGCCTTTCTGAGCTTCATTGATAAACTATTCTAGGACATTATAGGTTAGCAGATGTGAACATTTGATTGTAGGGTAACATGTAGTCGATGGTCTGATAACAGACATTGTGTATTTGATACTCTGGTGGCATAGTATACAAGGTCTGACATTTAGTATACCTGGTACAATCACCATTTCACACAGATCACCACTTTGAAGGATTCATCTTGTCAACCGTGTGATCTGTGGACTATGCGAGTGCTCAACTCGTTGTTTAATGACATTCATGCTGAACATGTGGTTAAGACACCAGGCAACCCGAGAGTTGGGTTAAGTATCATGGTTGGTTCATTCGTCAGCTGGCAGTTGGAAACTACTGTACCCCAGAAATGACATGAGAGTGGGCTAGAAAAAACAAGGCGAGCATTTTCAACGCTTCATTTTCAACCGGTGTGGCAGATATAAGAGAGAGATCCCACCTGCCTGTGCAAAGATCAATGAGATCCATCTGTCTGACACCATCTTCTCAGTGACAACGCATACATCGAAATCGTCCAACTTTGTCTGCATCTTGAGACACTCGAGATGAAGACTCTGGTTGGACAAGGTACTCTAGAAGCCAGTGCGCCGTTGAGCATGCTCCGAGTCGTGTTGCACGTTTCCGAAGCATAGACTGCATGAACCTGAGAAACAGCCCAGTTCAACACAGGTGAGATGAGGGATAGCCCACGTGCAAGCCATTAGGGATACAGGAAGAGAGCGCCGACTAGCCGACCGTTGGATGCTATTCAGAACTAACTGGGAAATTAACATCGACAAACAAATGACAATTCTAGAAGACGAGTTGGAAAAAACTTGGATATTATGTGGATCGATTATGAAGATGGGGTTTTTGCTTGAGTGAGCAAATATTTAGATCATCTTGGTGAGATCAGCGGAGACCGGGAATGACAGACACTGACAaggagaggcaagaaaacttgggacctTTGAtctaagtgataaaaagacTTACGTAAACTTAGTATATCACACTAGGActttagaccagtttattttggcaccctgaTTCGacgtcagaagttttcttgctccctgagggACTGAGACCAGGGAATCAGGAGAGAGCATCGCTGCCGGTTCGGCCGGGATCACCCATTTCGTGCAGTGCGATGCGAGGAATGTGATGGAAGTAAGGAAGCGCCTGAACTTGAGTGCTGATAAGCCATGCAGTGAAACAGAGAATGGGAATCGGTTCACAACTTCAcatgatcttcttccaaCGATGATCAGATTGCCTATCTTTAATTGTTCATGGTAGACCCTGAACTCATCACGGCAGTTTGAACTCGACTATAAACAGAAAGTACCATTCACACAAGGATCTTGGCGCGTGAAAACCAACTGGAACCGATAATGGAAGGCCAATGCCTCGGAGTGTGCTACCGATGCTGCGCAACCCCTAGTCAGGTTTGGTTGCCAAGCGGGAGAAGAGCCGACGGTGACAGTATCCATGACATGACTGAAAGACAATCATTGCCCAGACTtccaatgatgaagatgatagTAACGACTAGTTATATCCATACTATGGGATAATCTGCATCATGATGCGTTGAGGGAATGGATGACTGTAAATACGAGGATCCACCACGTAAACATCAATATCAACACCCAACTATGCATATCCGTACACAAACCTTCAAAAATAGAGTCTCGCGAGTAGCCAAGTTCCGATGACCAATGACGCAGGAATGAAACCTCTCCATTAGTGATCCATCCACAAAGACAAGCCCAATGCTGCTCGCTGAAACCGCTCCAAGCTGCTTCACTGGCTGTTGCTCGAAACGGGGTCCTCGGTCCACCAATCGCATGATCCAGGGCGCTCACTCGCCCCTAGCCCAGCTCCGCCGTTCCAAACCTGGCCCCAGGCACTTGCACTGCCAGCCCAGGGGGAATTTGTGGTTTTTACCCTCTGACAATGGGGGGACACACATTGGGGAACACGGAAGGTTCAATTGCAGATAAGAGAGTAAATCTTTTGCAGATCATGACTGTTTGATGGGACTAAGAATGCGCTGAGTGTTGCACAACCGTGTTCTTCCTCGTGCACGCCTCTCTTTGTGTCTTGAGTTAGGCCTTTATTAAGCTTTCACGCGCCCTGAACTCTTCTGGTAGTTAACTCAACTCAGGTTCGAGGAAAACAAAAGCCTACGCTGGAATTGCTAGCTCAGGCAGTTCTAGACCATCTTGAGCCTAGCCCGGACTCCCTCGAGGTCTTCCCCTTTCCAGACCAGTTCTGACTGGCTTAGGATGGGGCGTTGGGTCCACTGAAGCCCGCTGGGAAAGTCGGGACCCTCTCTTGGTATGGCGCCTGCTTGTCTCCTGTTGGTCTGTTCTCCCAGTCTCCCTCCTCCTGTTTCTGTTGTGTAGCCACTCTCAGTCGCTCCCTCGCTCCTCTTCGAAACCCgctttctctttcttggctttttGCAGTTCTGTCCATCCTGTCAATCCCCATCgatccatccatcccatcccaaCCACGACTAAgcaaatcatcatcatcatcataaaTTCAATCGAATCGAATTCAATCTCTCAATCACTCTCGCTCATCCGATTATCGACCTGACTCGAGTCATCGAATTTCCCGTTTCGAACTCAATATTCGCTCGCTACAAACTGTCTCCTTATCTGACTTTGTCTCTCGAAAACGACTCCCTTTGCCATTGGCTTGACGACCGCTCCCCTTCGAATCCTGACACCGTTCATCGCCCCCTTGGATCTCAACGTCGACTTCAACTCTCGAAATTCAACGACTTGTAGGGCACGCCCTTGCCGGCGTCTTTGGCTTGAAGCCCTGGCCTCCCTTTCCACCACGCCATGGATCCCAACAACGGGAAGGACTCCAGCAACTCGCGTCGCTCATCGACCCGACGCTCGCGTTCCTTGAGGCTGTCCACTGGTAGTGGTGCCAACGATGACTACGATCTCAGTGCTATGATGGTGGCGGATGGCTTCCGACCGTCCGATAATGccacctcttcttcttccataaACCCGACTTCAAACTCCAATACCCAACCCGAATCGTCATTATCATCGACTGAATCCTTTTCCCAACAATCGGCATCTACAAAGTCATCACAGGCACCACTTGTCTCTGGATCAGATGAAATCGCACCTGCCATCCGCAATCGACCTTCTAGCATCTCCAAGCCTCACCGAAATCATGATTCTCTTGCTCTTCGAAACGACGGCACATCAACTGCTGACCGATCTCACGTACGCAACAACCACAGTCTATCGTCAGATTCTCCGGTCATTCGCGCCGAAAGCCCATATACAGGCCCATCTGGTCCCTCTCATCCATATCAGATGTATCCTCAGCGAACAATGAGTGTGGCTACTACATCTACCACCGCCAACGCAGTCATACCAGAAGATCGTTCTTACGGAGGCACTCAAGCTCCAACTCATCCATACGCTCTTTACACACAAAACACCACCTCCGGCGAGAGCAGCGCACCCTCGATTCCAGTGGGATTCAACGGCTTGGGAGGAACTTATCAGCGACAACTAGGACcggatggagaagaggcagGTGATTTGGTCGGCCCATTGGGCCATATGGAGGAACTGCCGCCCTACACCAGATATCCGGACAATGCGTATGTGCCTAAACCTGCAACACAAACACCAGTATCGCCAGTATCGCCCGTGTCCGAACCCGCATCCCCCACCAGGGAAATTCCAGGAGCTGGTGGAATCGGTATGGCAACTCGCGATCCTGAATTCTCATCAACGGATGATGACCTAGCTTTGCCGAGGACCCGGCCTTCAGTCAGAAGCCATGCCTCCGAGGCCAGCCATCACGACATCAACACCGCCGCCGCCGAAACTTCCGAGAAGCCTACTGTCAACAAATGGCAACGtagggcaaagaagaagctctgGGGAATTGTACCTTACTGGGCTATTTGCCTCCTGCTTGTTGGCTTGATTCTCATGGGCATCATCATGGGTGCCGTTATTGGAACTATGCTCACGAAAAACCATAACAATAACCCAGATGGACCCCCTGATCCAAATGAGTAAGTTTTGCCGTTGACCTTCACTATCATGCTAACTCCTGTCCAGCAAATATTCTTACCAACCTCCGACCACGACCACATATGACCCTGAGATCATCACAACCATACCGACTGACTTGCCCCCAATGGCCGTAGGGCGTTTTGCACTCCCCAATATTGACCCTAGCCCTCAGAATAGCAATGCCTGTTTCAACGACTCGCAACAGTCATCGGCCTGGTCCTGTGACATTGTCATCCCTATGTGGTCGATTCAGATCGATAAAGGCACAAGATCCAAGTCCAAACCTTGCTACAATTTGACTCTCAAAGCTATTCCTGATAAGGACACGCCATTTCCGTGGGGTGCCCAACCTCCCAGCATTCCTCAGCCAACACCTATGGTATTAGTTAACGACACGTTGGAACTTGCACGCGGTCCtgcttggtggttgaggACAAAGTACAACAAGACTGTCATCGTTTccgagaagaagtttggTGCTGCTCTGAGCAAGCGAGGTTGGGACGGCGACGATGAATATGAAGACTACAACTCTTTCCATCgattcaagaacaaggcccCCCCTAACGCCAAGAAGGGCGACAAGCCTTGGATATGTACATGGCCAGACACTGTCATCGAGTTCTTTATTTACCCCGGTGAAAATTCTTCGACCTATCATCCCCCTTCTGCGACAACTACTGGTTCCGAAGGTGCCACTGCCACATACAGCACCTATTCTAGCACATCCACAGCCGACTGGAGCTCTTGGAAACAACCCGTGCCCGTGTTCCCCCATGTTTACAAGATGGTTGAGCGCCGATTTCTATGGGGTGAAGAATCCGTGGCGACTTGCACTCAATACGAGATCATTGGCGACggagatgagaagaggcCGGTCGAAAAAGACGGTAAGAAGGTTGTGATCGTCATTGTTGAACAGGAGAATGAGGATGTTGATAACCTGGATCTTACCTTCACAAAGCGCTCAGAACTTGAGACCAAGAAAGCGCTTCGACAGTTGCTGAAACGAACCAACCCGTCACTTACCGATTGCGGTTGCTCATGGACGTCACTATAAAGAGTTGACCTCATTTATATTGCCCTTATTTGGCATGGATTCACTTATTTATACATAACGAGCCCTGCCATTTTATACCTTACACATTCTTCTTCGATATCATGGCGTTATGCATACAAGACTAAGGGGGCCATTACTGGATGACACGATTCTTATATATCCGTCGTGTCCACACTGATTTTCTGTCATTACTCAAGATTGCATCATGCGAGAAGGAACGAGAGTCATGTAACGGAATGCATTTTGGGTCACAAATGAAAGGAAGGGAATATCTGGAGTTACGGGAGCGACTGACCGCTTATGAAAAGAAATGCCTATTGATTGATTCAAGTCCTTTGATTTGTGATTATGTTTTACATTGGCTACAAGCGTGATTTTTCACTGTCAATGGTACATAAACCCGCTGTTCTCAGCCTGAAAATATGATTCTCAGTTGTACTTGAAGTTAATTACTTCGACGCCTGTTAATTCATACGGATTCGTATCCGATGTTGACTTTCTAACCATGATGTACATAATTTGCCATTATATACCTGGACAAAGCGATCCCCTTCTGCTCCAATGGACCTTAAAGGTCCGGCTTCATTAGTTATGATTCCGTTATCCTAGAACGTCGTTCGACTGAGATGTTCGGCGCAAGAACTAGGAAACGAGGCTGCATCCCACAGCGAGTCGTTCATCGATCCAACCTCCCACCGTGACGTCAACTCGTCTTGATGCGGACTACTAAAATTTGCTGAAGAACGTTTGATAGTATCATGATTTTGTAAACGTAGCCTCGAGGCTATGCGTCTGATTTCGTCAAGGTCTCGCAGGCGTCACTGGGCGTCTTTCGCAACAGCTTCCTCGTTCTCCGGGGTTTCCCGAATCTCATTGTCGATGATGTCTTTCCTTCCATCTCGGAAATCTCGCATTAATGACAAGAAGACTGAGTTCTTCCActtctcgccatcctcaTGCTCGACTGACTCAAGCAGACGCTCTGCAGCATCTGCAACTTCTGACTTTGTCTTTGCCGCCTCAACAGGTTCTGTGACCACTGACTCCTCTGTCTCAAGAGAAAGGCTGGCAATATCTGGTGTTGAGAGCTTGGTAGGGTTAGCCTCCAATGTCGGCTCAGCGGTTGTCTCCTGTTGCgaggcttcttgagcttcagccTGTGCTATTGCTGCGTCATTGAGTTCCAGCTCACGAGCCATCTGgtccatcatggcatcaacctcttccatCCCGCCACCAGTGTTGTTAGCCATCCACTTTGacatttcatcatcaaagccAGCCTCTTGAGTCATCGCAGCATTGCCGTTCATGAAAGCACCGTTGGCCTGGCCATAAATAGGAGAGAAAGCAGAGTTTGGTTGAACAAATGCGGCTTGGAAGTTCATCTGGGGAGCGGGTTGATGCATCTGAGGTGCAGGCTGAGCGAAGCCGTTCTGAAGAGGTTGACGCTGCTGTGACTGATTTGCGAAGCGGCTGAAGTCTGCTGCCCAGTTGTTTACGTCCACGGAGGGAGAATGATGCCCTTGACGAAACTGTGGTGCTTGCGCAGCGTGAAAGGCTGGCGAGTGACCTTGTTCAAGGACAGCGGCATGGGCTGCTAATCTTCCTGCTGCATGATGCTGAGGGATACCTGGAAGAGTTGATGGGCCATCCATGAACGCTCCAAAGCCATCTGCGCCTTGCGTCTGTTGTGGTGCAGATCTGAAAGACTGATGATGTTTAGCTTATAAGTCTCTAGTAGGTACGTGAGTGCTTACAGAATAACCTTGAGGGCCAGCGCGATCTACGAGTctgtcttgatgatggctgaCATCTCGGGCTTGGTGGTCAATAAGACGCTTGAAGGGTGTTCCTCCGCTACACGAAGCATCCGCCATAATTGAGTGAGCTGTTGGATAAatgggttgatgaagaagctgagaggGCACTGAGTGGGTAGTATACCTCGGCCTTCGTGATGGGTCTAGTGGCGCGTATATAGTATATAGAATGTCTAAcgttgaagctgttgaaagcTGATTATAGAAGGCTGAAGGTACGGCACGAAGATCAAAATGTAGATgcgaggttgaagatgaataATCCAAGAGCCGCTTTCCCCAGAAATCAAGTCCAAGTTTCCAATTCAAGACCGAGTCCCGATGGCTCGTGATTGCCCGCTCTCCCGCCCCGTCCGGGGAAGCCTGCGCCGAGGCAACATTAAACTCGGTACGTACTGCGCCGTTCGGATACAAATGCGGCAAGTGGGGTGCTCAAGTCGAGATCACGTTTATATTCACGTGATCTATAGCTTGGCCAACTGTCACCACCGCCACGGTCTGGCGCGGGCCACCTCAGATAGCTCCAGGCCATGGGCGGTATCGTGTCCTCTGATAGCCACCTTTTCTATAATTCATCCTTTTTTCTTGTTTCCTTTTGCGCTGTAACTTTGGTGTGAAATCTAGCAAGATGGTAAGTGATACATGAATCCTGAGATCCCCATGTTGTCCCATCTTTAACGAGCAACACCCAACTTGTTCTATTATAGCTAACCCACCCCTTTAGTCGGCGCAAGTTATCACCAACTCTGGTCATGAGGACATGATTGTACGTTCCCGCTCCCGATTGATGCGACTCGAAGCTATGCAATACATAGCCAAGCTCGACACGATATCTCCCAACGACTTCGAATCATACTGACAGCTACTCCCAGCATGATGCTGTCCTCGATTACTACGGGCGCAAGCTAGCTACCTGCTCTGGCGACAAGACGATCAAGATCTTTGAGATTGAGGGCGAAACCCAGCGATTGATTGAGACTCTCAAGGGGTAGGCTTGAAATACCCCTATAACTAGGGAGGGGAAGCTGACAGGGTTGACTTACAGACATGAGGGTGCCGTCTGGTGTGTCGCTTGGGCGCATCCCAAGTACGGCAACATCCTCGCATCGGCTGGTTACGATGGCAAGGTATTCATCTGGAAGGAGCAGGGCGGACAGAACAACGCATGGCAGCGAATCTACGACTTCAACCTACACAAGGCCTCGGTCAACGTCGTTTCATGGTCTCCCCATGAGGCTGGCTGTCTGCTAGCATGCGCCTCCTCCGACGGCAACGTGAGCGTTCTCGAGTTCAAGGACAACAGCATCGACCACACCATCTTCCCCGCCCACGGTCTCGGCGTCAACTCTGTCTCCTGGGCTCCCGCTACTACTCCTGGAAGCATCGTCAGCAGCGCCCCTGGTCCTGGCGCTACCGGCAACCGACGATTCGTTTCTGGTGGCAGCGACAACGTTCTCAAGATCTGGGCTTTTGATGCTGCTTCTCAGACCTACAAGCAAGAGCGTGAGCCCCTGACTGGTCATACCGACTGGGTTCGCGATGTTGCCTGGTCCCCTACTGTCCTCCAAAAGTCCTACATCGCTTCTGCTTCGCAGGACAAGACAGTCCGTATTTGGACATCTGATCCCTCAAACCCTACCCAGTGGGAATCTAAGGTTCTCAACTTTGAGGCGGCTGTGTGGCGAGTTAGCTGGTCGCTCAGCGGCAATGTGCTGGCGGTAAGCGGCCAGGACAACAAGGTGTCGTTGTGGAAGGAGAATCTCCGAGGCGAGTGGGAGTGCGTCAAGACAATTGAGGAATAGATGGAGGCAGAGTAAAGCGCGACGCAACTATGAGTACAAATAGGAGAGCCAGGCGTTCAAGGCAAACAAAAGGGTGATTATCTTGCTATGACCCTTTGATCCCGATGTGGGACGCCATGTGATGAGCGCGAATGTAGCCGAATAACGCTATACATGGGCTTGTGTATATCATGGGGCTTGGACCCGATTACTTTTCTGGCGGGACATTGTGATGGATGAAGAGAGCCACTCTGGCTCAGTAATAGACCTGAGAATTCTTAAAAATGTTATGTTATCGATGCTTGAATATTGAATTGCTATGACGATACGAAACAGCTGTGCCCACAACTTAAACTGTTGTTCCAACTCAGAAACACTGATACTCCACCCGTCCACCAGCACTCTTATTAAGCCTTAATTAAAACACAAGAACTTGGTTGCCCACTTGGAACTATCAAGCAAGGAAGCCTCCCATGATAACTGCGGCTAATGTCATGATTAACGCAGCCGACCCGGGACGTAAGACGAAGGCAGAATTATCGTCATTGGCACCCTCCTAAGATTTATTGCCTCCCCTATCCCGGGTAGTGTCATTGTGATTTACCACGAAAATCTCACCAGTTTTatcagaggagaagaacaacCGACTTTTTGAGTCCAAGGCCAGGCCAACAGGGCGGAAACAGTCATCCGGGCATTTATTGAGTGATTTGTTGAAAATGATGGGTTTGGTGGCATTCCTGCTTCGTGAAGCGGCAGCCGCAGGTTGTCCATTTTTGAAGTCGGTATATGCAACTTGATATCCAACCGGCTCACGACGGTCCCCTGAGCATGTAAGTCAAGTGGCTCAGGGGGTAAAGTGGGATGATAACTTACAGCTTCCATGGAAAGAGACATATGCCCGTGTGCCGTTCTGGTCGAACTTAAGGTCCAAAGGCGAAGTGTTGGCTTGGAATACTAGCACGGGAGCAACGTAATCCCTTCTGCATTCCCGATCGGTTCGACGAGATTGACCAGACTTACGATCAGCAGCAAACTGTTGGCCAATTTTGAGGTCACCAAGCTTAGGAAACTTGTCTGTGGACCACAAGGCAAAGCAAAAAGGGTAGCCATAGTTGCCGCCGCTGCTTTCCGTAGAACCATTGAGATAGCCGTGAAAGTTCATCTCTTCGCCCGGATTATCATTGTGGATATCTTTGCCATCCCGATTAAGGCTGTCATAAGAGTTCTCAACGCTGAATATTCCACCAGTATCGGGGTGTTCTGCTATGCCGACCGAATTGTGCAGACCCCAGCCGAGGCggacaccatcatcaacgtAGCTATAGGGCTTCGTATTGGGCGAACTGTTACTGAAAGATGAGATGTTGAAAACACGAATTTGAGAGCGGCCAGTGGAAAGTTCTTCGGTTCCCGGGTCAAGATATTTATCGCTCCCTCGGGAAACGAGAAGCATATCAGGGTATTTCTGTGAGATGAGAAGGGTTCGCGGTGTATAGCCTTCACTAGTCATGTTGTTAACTAGTGTCTGCTCTGAGGGTTGATCCAGCGTGACTTTCTTAGGATCGTAAGACCATGCGAAGACGCTCTCTGATGAGGAGGCATATATGGTGCGGCCATCCTTTGAAATGGTGAGCCCATGGTTTAGCTGTAAATTAGTTGGGGACCGATAGTGTAAGAATGTGGATGTAAACGCACATCACTCTTTTTAAGTAAAGTCGTCCTGCTTGAGACTCGGAGACATCTCCCTCCAGCGTCATTGTCATCGAGCTTCATGTGGATTATACCGTTTCCAGAATCTAAAACAATGAGAGCACCCTCACTGTCAAACAATATGCCGCGAGGTCGTGTTAGTTTATTGGCAATGACGGAATATTCCCAATTGGGAGCGGTAGCAGGCTCAGAGCCCTTTGGCTGGATTGTTTTGTAGGTGCATTGTTGGGCTGAAGCGAAAGAAatgatgaaggtgatgatTGCGCAGCAGCGCATTTTGTGATGGAAGTTGGGGTTCTTGGCTTGTTTTGATGTAGTCTTTTAGGGTTGGAGCCTTGGTGGTGATCGCCTTGATAGGGTGACGATAGAGAGGGCATTCGGCCTTCTAAGGATGGGGAAAACATCTTCTTTATGATTGTAAATTGAGGCCACTTATTCAGTtagatcttaaggtttaaggcagCAGCTGTGGTCTGCTgagacttaatattaaggttattgtGTTTTTTTGGCGTAGTATATGACCCTTATCCCCTGTTTACATCGATGGTGCACTGATGTTTGGCTGATCCGTCGAGTCTGTCACGTGCTGTGTCCCGTGACCCATTTGACCCTCTTTACGCCGCCGACGCCGAtggtctttgactttaggTAACTGAACTTATACAAAACTCAATACATTTTCTTCCCACAGAACCCCGcgattacccctcttctatcCACATCGCGGTACGCCGTCCCCCTT
Proteins encoded in this region:
- a CDS encoding WD40-repeat-containing domain protein, whose amino-acid sequence is MSAQVITNSGHEDMIHDAVLDYYGRKLATCSGDKTIKIFEIEGETQRLIETLKGHEGAVWCVAWAHPKYGNILASAGYDGKVFIWKEQGGQNNAWQRIYDFNLHKASVNVVSWSPHEAGCLLACASSDGNVSVLEFKDNSIDHTIFPAHGLGVNSVSWAPATTPGSIVSSAPGPGATGNRRFVSGGSDNVLKIWAFDAASQTYKQEREPLTGHTDWVRDVAWSPTVLQKSYIASASQDKTVRIWTSDPSNPTQWESKVLNFEAAVWRVSWSLSGNVLAVSGQDNKVSLWKENLRGEWECVKTIEE
- a CDS encoding soluble quino protein glucose/sorbosone dehydrogenase: MRCCAIITFIISFASAQQCTYKTIQPKGSEPATAPNWEYSVIANKLTRPRGILFDSEGALIVLDSGNGIIHMKLDDNDAGGRCLRVSSRTTLLKKSDLNHGLTISKDGRTIYASSSESVFAWSYDPKKVTLDQPSEQTLVNNMTSEGYTPRTLLISQKYPDMLLVSRGSDKYLDPGTEELSTGRSQIRVFNISSFSNSSPNTKPYSYVDDGVRLGWGLHNSVGIAEHPDTGGIFSVENSYDSLNRDGKDIHNDNPGEEMNFHGYLNGSTESSGGNYGYPFCFALWSTDKFPKLGDLKIGQQFAADRKSGQSRRTDRECRRDYVAPVLVFQANTSPLDLKFDQNGTRAYVSFHGSWDRREPVGYQVAYTDFKNGQPAAAASRSRNATKPIIFNKSLNKCPDDCFRPVGLALDSKSRLFFSSDKTGEIFVVNHNDTTRDRGGNKS